A region of Methyloversatilis discipulorum DNA encodes the following proteins:
- a CDS encoding sensor domain-containing diguanylate cyclase, producing MSTEPAFRPPGIPDAAHSPRRLQTSVVWRTMLLMLFFGGLVGVLVALVSTVMVGREERNRMQRQLVELMATVERTASVAAFARDEQLAHEVAQGLLLNDAVARVVITETDHVLASVGEADDEAGVLRLPVLARPLTSPFSPDQQVGELRVWPASSKIAQAAGSYSRFIAIILLIELVFVVLSVAWVVLNVFTRPVKKLSDDLHHLEIGVGKHVSVPTGHAGDEIGRLAGDVNTLITRMDDLLAAERDTRAQLEASERKFRLIFESAETGIFTVDNAGRLHDWNPWLAAKLGLPAREGSDRSYALGTLLGDASSRLDTLMVRALSDQRPTSADFGVQYGESGVLWLHVVLNPLPDGLLQGIANDVTERKRAEASALAMAERDPLTGLLNRRGIEHRLSSALENLHGSGLALMLVDLDGFKQVNDTQGHEAGDRVLSWVARQLEAVVRRTDLVARLGGDEFVVVLCALESPDTARFIAAKIVSALARPIDAGGNQLVQIGASVGIAYTDSRADAPDALMRRADEAMYEAKRAGKSQYRFAS from the coding sequence TTGAGTACTGAACCGGCTTTCCGTCCCCCCGGCATACCCGACGCAGCGCACTCGCCACGTCGGCTGCAGACCAGCGTGGTCTGGCGGACCATGCTGCTGATGCTTTTCTTCGGCGGGCTGGTCGGTGTTCTGGTCGCGCTGGTCAGCACCGTCATGGTCGGGCGGGAAGAGCGGAACCGCATGCAGCGGCAGCTGGTGGAACTGATGGCCACCGTCGAACGCACCGCTAGCGTCGCCGCCTTCGCGCGCGACGAACAACTGGCGCACGAGGTAGCCCAGGGCCTGCTGCTCAACGATGCGGTCGCCCGCGTCGTCATCACCGAAACCGACCACGTGCTGGCTTCGGTGGGCGAAGCCGACGACGAGGCCGGCGTGCTGCGGCTGCCGGTGCTGGCACGCCCGCTGACCTCGCCATTCTCGCCCGACCAGCAGGTCGGCGAGCTGAGGGTGTGGCCGGCCAGTTCGAAGATCGCGCAGGCCGCGGGTTCCTACTCACGCTTCATCGCCATCATCCTGCTGATCGAACTGGTGTTCGTCGTGCTGTCGGTGGCCTGGGTGGTGCTGAACGTGTTCACGCGCCCGGTGAAGAAGCTGTCGGACGACCTGCATCACCTCGAAATCGGCGTCGGCAAGCATGTGTCGGTGCCGACCGGCCACGCCGGCGACGAGATCGGCCGGCTGGCCGGCGACGTCAACACGCTGATCACGCGGATGGACGATCTGCTCGCCGCCGAGCGCGACACGCGGGCGCAGCTCGAAGCGTCCGAGCGCAAGTTCAGGCTCATCTTCGAAAGCGCGGAAACAGGTATCTTCACCGTCGACAACGCCGGTCGCCTGCACGACTGGAACCCCTGGCTGGCGGCCAAGCTGGGCCTGCCGGCACGCGAGGGCAGCGATCGCAGCTATGCGCTGGGCACCCTGCTCGGCGACGCCTCGTCGCGGCTCGATACGCTGATGGTGCGCGCACTGAGCGACCAGCGGCCGACCTCGGCCGATTTCGGCGTGCAGTACGGTGAATCGGGCGTGCTCTGGCTGCACGTCGTGCTCAACCCCTTGCCCGACGGCCTGCTGCAGGGCATTGCCAACGACGTGACCGAACGCAAGCGGGCCGAGGCGAGCGCACTGGCGATGGCCGAGCGCGACCCGCTGACCGGTCTGCTGAACCGGCGCGGCATCGAGCACCGGCTCAGCAGCGCCCTGGAAAACCTGCACGGCAGTGGTCTGGCGTTGATGCTGGTCGATCTCGACGGCTTCAAGCAGGTCAACGACACGCAGGGCCACGAGGCCGGCGATCGCGTGCTCAGCTGGGTGGCGCGACAGCTGGAAGCGGTTGTGCGGCGCACCGATCTGGTCGCGCGACTGGGCGGCGACGAATTCGTCGTCGTGCTGTGCGCGCTGGAAAGCCCCGACACCGCGCGCTTCATCGCCGCCAAGATCGTCAGCGCACTGGCGCGGCCGATAGACGCCGGCGGCAACCAGCTGGTGCAGATCGGCGCCAGCGTCGGCATCGCCTACACCGACTCGCGAGCAGACGCACCGGACGCATTGATGCGCCGTGCCGACGAGGCAATGTACGAAGCCAAGCGCGCCGGCAAGTCGCAGTACCGCTTCGCATCCTAG
- a CDS encoding helicase HerA-like domain-containing protein gives MAEPLHVARAGDLSLALLPNMANRHGLITGATGTGKTVTLQSLAERFSYIGTPVFMADVKGDLSGMGAAGTVSPKLQQRLDMLGIADFVPYPSPVCFWDVFGESGHPIRATVSDMGPLLLSRLLGLNETQAGVLTIVFKVADDHGLLLLDMKDLRALVQHVGDNAAQFKTQYGNISTASIGAIQRGLLQLEEQGADRFFGEPMLDIADLMTFDEHGRGTINILAADRLYNSPKLYSTFLLWLLAELFEQLPEVGDMDKPKLVFFFDEAHLLFNEAPPALLEKIEQVVRLIRSKGVGVYFVTQNPLDVPDSVLAQLGNRVQHALRAFTPRDQKAVKTAAQTMRQNPKFDAEQAILELGTGEALISFLDEKGRPSMVERAFVLPPASRLGPLTADERSATIQHSPMRGRYEQTLDRESAYEMLAAAVNANPVATGKPVPGAQPGATDAPAGDGGLLGGLQDLVFGSTGPRGGQRDGLAQTAAKTVARTIASSVGREIVRGVLGSILGGRRK, from the coding sequence ATGGCCGAACCGCTCCACGTCGCCCGCGCCGGCGACCTCTCGCTCGCCCTGCTGCCCAATATGGCCAACCGCCACGGGCTCATCACCGGCGCCACCGGCACCGGCAAGACGGTCACGCTGCAGTCGCTGGCCGAACGCTTTTCCTATATCGGCACACCGGTTTTCATGGCCGACGTGAAGGGTGACCTCTCGGGCATGGGGGCGGCCGGCACCGTCAGCCCGAAGCTGCAACAGCGCCTCGACATGCTGGGCATCGCCGATTTCGTGCCCTACCCGAGCCCGGTCTGCTTCTGGGACGTGTTCGGCGAGTCCGGCCACCCGATACGCGCGACCGTCAGCGACATGGGGCCGCTGCTGCTTTCCCGTCTGCTCGGCCTGAACGAAACGCAGGCCGGCGTGCTCACCATCGTGTTCAAGGTGGCCGACGACCACGGCCTGCTGCTGCTCGACATGAAGGACCTGCGCGCGCTGGTGCAGCACGTCGGCGACAACGCGGCGCAGTTCAAGACCCAGTACGGCAACATTTCCACCGCATCGATCGGCGCCATCCAGCGCGGCCTGCTGCAGCTGGAGGAGCAGGGCGCCGACCGCTTCTTCGGCGAGCCCATGCTGGACATCGCCGACCTGATGACCTTCGACGAGCACGGCCGCGGCACCATCAACATCCTGGCCGCCGACCGCCTGTACAACTCGCCCAAGCTCTACTCCACCTTCCTGCTGTGGCTGCTGGCCGAACTGTTCGAACAGCTGCCGGAAGTGGGCGACATGGACAAGCCCAAGCTGGTGTTCTTCTTCGACGAGGCCCACCTGCTGTTCAACGAGGCGCCGCCGGCGCTGCTGGAGAAGATCGAACAGGTGGTGCGGCTGATCCGCTCGAAGGGCGTCGGCGTCTATTTCGTGACGCAGAACCCGCTGGACGTGCCGGATTCCGTGCTCGCCCAGCTCGGCAACCGCGTTCAGCACGCGCTGCGCGCGTTCACGCCGCGCGACCAGAAGGCGGTCAAGACCGCTGCCCAGACCATGCGGCAGAACCCGAAGTTCGACGCCGAACAGGCCATCCTCGAACTGGGCACCGGCGAAGCACTCATTTCCTTCCTCGACGAAAAGGGGCGGCCGTCGATGGTCGAGCGCGCCTTCGTGCTGCCGCCGGCGTCCCGCCTCGGCCCGCTGACCGCCGACGAACGCAGCGCGACGATCCAGCACTCGCCGATGCGCGGCCGCTACGAACAGACGCTGGATCGCGAATCGGCCTACGAAATGTTGGCCGCGGCGGTGAATGCGAATCCGGTCGCCACCGGGAAGCCGGTGCCGGGCGCACAGCCCGGTGCCACCGACGCGCCGGCCGGTGACGGCGGCCTGCTCGGCGGGCTGCAGGATCTGGTGTTCGGTTCGACCGGCCCGCGCGGCGGCCAGCGTGACGGTCTGGCCCAGACCGCCGCCAAGACGGTGGCGCGCACCATCGCCAGTTCGGTCGGTCGCGAAATCGTCCGTGGCGTGCTCGGTTCCATCCTCGGCGGACGACGGAAATAG
- a CDS encoding DMT family transporter yields the protein MSAPAADARLGIWLAVIASAGFSLKAILAKLAYPHGVDPVTLVALRMLLAAPVFVVVAWREARRGAPLTARDWATVSVLGLFGYYGASMLDFYGLLYISAGLERLVLFTYPTLTLLIGWMAHGRRITRREIVASLLCYGGIALAVVHDIEVSGEAAVIALGCALVFGSSLSFAIYLTGAAAPIRKLGATRFSALATLVSTVAVSLHFVAVRPLDALAQPAPVLWLAVAMALFSTVLPVFLQSAAIRRMGAQTAALVGSTGPVITVFLAWWMLAEPVSTLQIAGTVLVIAGVLWVGRR from the coding sequence ATGTCCGCACCGGCCGCCGACGCGCGCCTCGGCATCTGGCTCGCGGTCATCGCCTCGGCCGGCTTCTCGCTGAAGGCCATCCTGGCCAAGCTCGCCTATCCGCACGGCGTCGATCCGGTCACGCTGGTAGCGCTGCGCATGCTGCTGGCCGCACCGGTATTCGTCGTCGTCGCCTGGCGCGAAGCCCGGCGCGGCGCGCCGCTGACCGCGCGTGACTGGGCGACCGTCAGCGTGCTCGGCCTGTTCGGCTACTACGGCGCCAGCATGCTGGACTTCTACGGCCTGCTCTACATTTCGGCCGGTCTGGAACGGCTGGTGCTGTTCACCTACCCGACACTGACGCTGCTGATCGGCTGGATGGCGCACGGCCGGCGCATCACGCGGCGCGAAATCGTCGCCAGCCTGCTCTGTTATGGCGGCATCGCGCTGGCCGTGGTGCACGACATCGAGGTGAGCGGCGAGGCGGCGGTCATTGCGCTGGGCTGCGCGCTGGTGTTCGGCTCCTCGCTCAGCTTCGCCATCTACCTGACCGGCGCTGCGGCGCCGATTCGCAAGCTCGGCGCGACACGCTTTTCGGCGCTCGCCACGCTGGTGTCGACGGTGGCGGTCAGCCTGCACTTCGTCGCCGTGCGCCCGCTCGACGCGCTGGCGCAGCCGGCGCCGGTGCTGTGGCTGGCGGTGGCGATGGCGCTGTTCTCGACCGTGCTGCCGGTGTTCCTGCAGTCGGCGGCGATCCGCCGCATGGGCGCACAGACCGCCGCACTGGTCGGCAGCACCGGTCCGGTCATCACCGTCTTCCTCGCCTGGTGGATGCTGGCCGAACCGGTGTCGACGCTGCAGATCGCCGGCACCGTGCTGGTGATCGCCGGTGTGCTCTGGGTGGGGCGGCGCTGA